From Planctomycetia bacterium, one genomic window encodes:
- a CDS encoding helix-turn-helix domain-containing protein gives MRIKSAYTTGEAAHICNLSQTTIIRLFDSGALKGYRVPGSRFRRIPHEELERFLIDHALPNTLAQTTETQLPGTDDLQAKPHPR, from the coding sequence ATGCGAATCAAATCCGCCTACACGACCGGTGAAGCGGCGCATATTTGCAACTTGAGCCAGACCACGATCATTCGCCTGTTCGATTCCGGCGCACTCAAAGGGTATCGAGTACCAGGCAGCAGATTTCGTCGCATCCCGCATGAAGAGCTCGAGCGCTTTCTGATCGATCACGCCTTGCCGAACACGCTTGCTCAAACTACGGAAACTCAACTTCCCGGCACGGACGACCTGCAAGCAAAACCGCACCCACGGTAA